A window of the Arthrobacter sp. Marseille-P9274 genome harbors these coding sequences:
- a CDS encoding DUF2630 family protein: MDDDIHRRIEDLIQQEQRLREIGAEDSEQAEARAADLARLEEQLDQSWDLLRQRRAKRKAGDDPEDARVRPVDEVESYRQ; encoded by the coding sequence ATGGACGACGATATCCACCGCCGGATCGAAGACCTGATCCAGCAGGAGCAGCGTTTGCGCGAGATCGGCGCCGAGGACAGCGAGCAGGCCGAGGCCCGCGCCGCCGACTTGGCCCGGCTGGAGGAGCAGCTGGACCAGTCCTGGGACCTGCTGCGCCAGCGCCGCGCGAAACGGAAGGCCGGCGACGATCCAGAGGACGCCCGCGTCCGCCCGGTTGACGAAGTCGAGAGCTACCGCCAGTAG
- a CDS encoding ATP-dependent DNA ligase, producing the protein MARTSSAQRQIVEVDGHRLRLTSLDKVIYPETGTTKADVLSYYSSIAPYLIPHAANRPVTRKRWVDGVGTAAKPGEVFFQKNLEDSAPSWIKRHAIEHKSGTNVYPMVNDLATLTWLAQISALEIHVPQWKFGPRGKRNNPDRMVLDLDPGEGTGLAECAEVARLVRRILEDMGLDPRPVTSGSKGIHLYAALDGRQTSEEVSDVAHELARMLEADHKDLVVSDMKKTLRQGRVLLDWSQNHWNKTTITPYSLRGRLHPMVAAPRTWEELEDPDLGHLDYRQVLDRVAEFGDVLAGMGTGTVAEESLEEARDAAAEAEGNDGGAGPASDRLSKYRSMRDASLTPEPVPEASPVDRAGNTFVIQEHHARRLHYDFRLEREGVLVSWAVPKGPPPGTGNNHLAVQTEDHPLEYGGFEGSIPKGEYGAGEVTIWDAGTYDLEKWRDGKEIIVILHGREDGGLSRDGGPAGPRRYALIHTGGERGENNWLMHLMKDQTPGSYRKGTSHERQDDDLAKDAEPQFVKPMLASQGGGADITDEDEWAFEMKWDGIRAIAIIEDNGVRLISRNGNDLTAAYPELADLPDAVHASTAVLDGEIVALNKAGRPDFGLLQTRMNLTKKREIDQAARSTPVHLMLFDLLHLDGHSLLRLEYCQRREILAKAVEAGGHVQVPPDADLTLAQAIATSKELGLEGVIAKRVDSTYTDGARSRSWIKIKHQTTQEVVIVGWRPGRGSRERKIGSLLVAVPDGPELRYLGRVGSGLTERDLAAVGARLKKMARKTPPLAGVPSADAADAHWVRPALVGEVQFSERTEAGKLRHPVWRGFRPDKKPSDVVVETEPRTEPQTGTAAEA; encoded by the coding sequence ATGGCCAGGACAAGCAGTGCCCAGCGGCAGATCGTCGAGGTGGACGGGCACCGCCTGAGGCTGACCAGCCTGGACAAGGTCATTTACCCGGAGACCGGCACCACCAAGGCGGACGTCCTGTCCTACTACTCAAGCATCGCGCCGTACCTGATCCCCCACGCAGCGAACCGGCCGGTCACGCGCAAGCGCTGGGTCGACGGCGTCGGCACGGCGGCCAAGCCGGGCGAAGTGTTCTTCCAGAAGAACCTGGAGGACTCGGCGCCCTCGTGGATCAAGCGGCACGCGATCGAGCACAAGAGCGGCACCAACGTCTACCCGATGGTCAACGATCTGGCCACGCTGACTTGGCTGGCCCAGATCAGCGCGCTGGAGATCCATGTGCCGCAGTGGAAATTCGGCCCGCGCGGAAAGCGGAACAATCCGGACCGGATGGTGCTGGACCTGGACCCCGGCGAGGGCACCGGCCTGGCCGAGTGCGCCGAAGTGGCCCGGCTGGTCCGCAGAATCCTGGAGGACATGGGGCTGGACCCGCGGCCGGTGACCAGCGGCTCGAAGGGAATCCACCTCTACGCCGCGCTCGACGGAAGGCAGACCTCCGAGGAGGTGTCCGACGTCGCACATGAACTGGCGCGCATGCTGGAGGCGGACCACAAGGACCTGGTGGTCAGCGACATGAAGAAGACGCTGCGGCAGGGGCGGGTGCTGCTCGACTGGAGCCAGAACCACTGGAACAAGACCACCATTACCCCGTATTCGCTGCGCGGCCGGCTGCATCCCATGGTCGCGGCGCCGCGGACCTGGGAGGAGCTCGAGGACCCGGACCTAGGCCATTTGGACTACCGTCAGGTGCTGGACCGGGTGGCGGAGTTCGGCGATGTGCTGGCCGGGATGGGTACCGGAACGGTGGCGGAGGAGTCGCTGGAGGAGGCCCGGGACGCCGCTGCGGAGGCGGAGGGGAACGACGGCGGCGCGGGGCCGGCCTCGGACCGGTTGAGCAAGTACCGTTCCATGCGGGATGCGTCGCTCACCCCCGAGCCGGTGCCGGAGGCCAGCCCGGTTGACCGGGCCGGGAACACCTTCGTGATCCAGGAGCACCATGCCCGGCGGCTGCACTACGATTTCCGGCTCGAGCGCGAGGGCGTCCTGGTCTCCTGGGCGGTGCCGAAGGGGCCTCCGCCGGGCACCGGCAATAACCACCTCGCCGTGCAGACCGAGGACCACCCGCTGGAATACGGCGGATTCGAGGGCAGCATCCCCAAGGGCGAGTACGGGGCCGGCGAGGTCACCATCTGGGATGCGGGGACCTATGACCTGGAGAAATGGCGTGACGGCAAGGAGATCATCGTCATCCTGCACGGGCGCGAGGACGGCGGGCTCAGCAGGGACGGCGGTCCGGCGGGGCCGCGGCGTTATGCGCTGATCCACACCGGCGGGGAGCGCGGCGAGAACAACTGGCTGATGCACCTGATGAAGGACCAGACGCCGGGCTCCTACCGCAAAGGCACGTCGCACGAGCGGCAGGACGACGACCTGGCGAAGGACGCCGAGCCGCAGTTCGTGAAGCCGATGCTGGCCTCGCAGGGCGGCGGCGCGGACATCACCGACGAGGACGAGTGGGCGTTCGAGATGAAGTGGGACGGGATCCGGGCGATCGCGATCATCGAGGACAACGGAGTCCGGCTGATCAGCCGCAACGGCAACGACCTCACGGCCGCCTATCCGGAGCTGGCGGATTTGCCGGATGCGGTGCACGCCTCGACGGCGGTGCTGGACGGCGAGATCGTGGCGCTGAACAAGGCCGGGCGCCCCGACTTCGGCCTGTTGCAGACCCGCATGAACCTCACGAAGAAACGCGAGATCGACCAGGCCGCCAGGAGCACGCCGGTGCACCTGATGCTGTTCGACCTGCTGCACCTGGACGGGCACTCGCTGCTGCGACTCGAGTACTGCCAGCGCCGGGAGATCCTCGCCAAGGCCGTGGAGGCGGGCGGGCATGTCCAGGTGCCGCCTGACGCGGACCTCACCCTGGCCCAAGCTATCGCCACCAGCAAGGAGCTCGGCCTGGAAGGCGTTATCGCCAAACGGGTGGACAGCACGTACACGGACGGAGCACGTTCGAGGAGTTGGATCAAGATCAAGCACCAGACGACCCAGGAAGTGGTCATCGTCGGCTGGCGGCCGGGCAGGGGAAGCAGGGAGCGCAAGATCGGCTCGCTGCTCGTGGCCGTGCCGGACGGGCCGGAGCTGCGCTATCTCGGCCGCGTCGGTTCCGGCCTGACCGAGCGGGACCTGGCGGCCGTGGGGGCGCGGCTGAAGAAAATGGCCCGCAAGACGCCGCCGCTGGCCGGCGTTCCCTCCGCCGACGCGGCCGATGCGCACTGGGTCCGGCCCGCGCTGGTGGGCGAGGTGCAGTTCAGCGAACGCACTGAGGCCGGCAAGCTGCGCCACCCGGTCTGGCGCGGCTTCCGCCCGGACAAGAAGCCGTCCGACGTCGTCGTCGAAACCGAACCTCGAACCGAACCCCAAACCGGAACAGCAGCCGAAGCCTGA
- a CDS encoding phosphoketolase → MTEQQEALTNPGADQRSLGRLEGVDLWWRAANYLSAGQIYLRDNPLLRRPLEPADVKARLLGHWGTTPGLNFVYAHLNRVIAETGQDFLFITGPGHGGPANVANAWLEGTYSEIYTHVGQDEAGMRALFKQFSYPGGVPSHAAPETPGSINEGGELGYSLAHAFGAVFDNPDLVAACVIGDGEAETAALAGSWHSSSFLNPAVDGAVLPILHLNGYKIANPTVLARMPEEQLAALMGGYGYEPHFVTVADPRDTARAHEEFAHALETCLAGIRRIQAEARAAGGGRPAGESAPVWPMIVLRSPKGWTGPETVDGKPVEGTWRAHQVPLSEVRTNRAHLEQLEQWLQSYRPEELFDGAGGLRAEIAALAPAGNSRMSATPYANGGRLLHDLVLPEYGDFAVVVKEPGTERVSPMANLGGWLREIIRLNPHNFRLFGPDETASNRLQAVYEATDKVWQQRIEDVDEHLARAGRVMEVLSENLCQGWLEGYLLTGRHGVFNCYEAFVHIVDSMFNQHAKWLQVHRELPWRQPVASLNYLLSSHVWQQDHNGFSHQDPGFIDHVMNKKPEVVRVYLPPDANTLLAVAEHCLTSRDYVNVVVCGKQPSLTWLAPEDARNHAERGIGVWEFAGSERPGEEPDVVLACAGDVPTTEAVAAARILRRQLPQLKVRLVNVVDLMRLQDAKEHPHGLEHRDFDRLFTTDKPIIFAYHGYPWLIHRLTYRRTNHENLHVRGYVEEGTTTTPFDMAMMNRIDRFQLAIDVIDRVPALGSSQTGLRQRLQDMRMRARRHTREFGEDPAEIADWSL, encoded by the coding sequence GTGACCGAACAGCAGGAAGCACTGACCAACCCGGGTGCCGACCAGCGCAGCCTCGGCAGGCTTGAGGGGGTCGACCTGTGGTGGCGCGCGGCCAACTACCTGAGCGCCGGCCAGATCTACCTGCGGGACAACCCCCTGCTGCGGCGGCCGCTGGAACCGGCGGATGTCAAGGCGCGGCTGCTGGGGCATTGGGGCACGACGCCGGGGCTCAACTTTGTCTACGCGCACCTGAACCGGGTGATCGCCGAGACCGGGCAGGACTTCCTCTTCATTACCGGGCCTGGCCACGGCGGGCCGGCTAACGTTGCCAACGCGTGGCTGGAGGGCACGTACTCCGAGATCTACACGCATGTGGGGCAGGACGAAGCCGGGATGCGCGCCCTGTTCAAGCAGTTCTCCTACCCCGGCGGCGTCCCCAGCCACGCCGCCCCGGAAACGCCGGGGTCCATCAACGAGGGCGGCGAGCTCGGCTACTCGCTGGCGCACGCCTTCGGGGCGGTGTTCGACAACCCGGACCTGGTGGCGGCCTGCGTCATCGGCGACGGCGAGGCGGAGACCGCGGCCCTGGCCGGCAGCTGGCATTCCAGCTCCTTCCTTAACCCGGCCGTGGATGGCGCGGTGCTGCCCATCCTGCACCTGAATGGCTACAAGATCGCGAACCCCACTGTGCTGGCCCGGATGCCCGAGGAGCAGTTGGCGGCGCTGATGGGCGGCTACGGCTACGAGCCGCACTTCGTCACCGTGGCGGATCCGCGGGACACCGCCCGGGCGCACGAGGAGTTTGCCCATGCCCTCGAGACCTGCCTCGCCGGCATCCGTCGCATCCAGGCCGAGGCCCGTGCAGCCGGCGGCGGCAGGCCCGCGGGGGAGAGTGCGCCGGTCTGGCCGATGATCGTGCTACGTTCGCCCAAGGGCTGGACCGGTCCGGAAACGGTGGACGGCAAGCCGGTGGAGGGGACGTGGCGGGCGCACCAGGTGCCGCTGTCCGAGGTGCGGACCAACCGTGCGCACCTGGAGCAGCTGGAGCAGTGGCTGCAGTCCTACCGTCCGGAGGAACTGTTCGACGGCGCCGGAGGGCTGCGCGCGGAGATCGCGGCCCTGGCGCCGGCCGGCAACAGCCGCATGAGCGCCACCCCTTATGCCAACGGCGGCCGGCTGCTGCATGACCTCGTGCTTCCCGAATACGGCGACTTCGCCGTCGTCGTTAAGGAACCGGGCACGGAACGCGTCTCCCCGATGGCGAACCTGGGCGGCTGGCTGCGCGAGATCATCCGGCTGAATCCGCACAACTTCCGCCTGTTCGGCCCGGACGAGACGGCCTCCAACCGGCTCCAGGCGGTCTACGAGGCCACGGACAAGGTCTGGCAGCAGCGCATCGAGGACGTGGACGAGCATCTGGCCCGGGCCGGGCGGGTGATGGAGGTGCTCAGCGAGAACCTCTGCCAGGGCTGGCTGGAAGGGTACCTGCTGACCGGTCGGCACGGCGTCTTCAACTGCTATGAGGCGTTCGTGCACATCGTCGACTCGATGTTCAACCAGCACGCGAAGTGGCTGCAGGTGCACCGGGAACTGCCCTGGCGGCAGCCCGTGGCGTCGCTGAACTACCTGCTCTCCAGCCACGTCTGGCAGCAGGACCATAACGGCTTTTCGCACCAGGACCCGGGCTTCATCGACCACGTCATGAACAAGAAACCCGAGGTGGTCCGGGTCTACCTGCCGCCGGACGCGAACACGCTGCTGGCCGTGGCCGAGCACTGCCTGACGTCCCGGGACTACGTGAACGTGGTCGTCTGCGGCAAGCAGCCGTCGCTGACCTGGCTGGCGCCGGAGGACGCCCGCAACCATGCCGAGCGGGGCATCGGGGTGTGGGAGTTCGCGGGAAGCGAGCGGCCCGGCGAGGAACCCGACGTGGTCCTGGCCTGCGCCGGGGACGTGCCGACCACCGAGGCGGTGGCGGCGGCGCGGATCCTGCGCCGGCAGCTGCCGCAGCTGAAGGTCCGCCTGGTCAACGTGGTGGACCTGATGCGGCTGCAGGATGCCAAGGAGCACCCGCACGGGCTGGAACACCGGGACTTCGACCGGCTGTTCACCACCGACAAGCCGATCATTTTCGCCTACCACGGCTACCCGTGGCTGATCCACCGGCTGACCTACCGGCGCACGAACCACGAGAACCTGCATGTGCGTGGCTATGTCGAGGAAGGCACCACCACCACGCCGTTCGACATGGCGATGATGAACCGGATCGACCGCTTCCAGCTGGCCATTGACGTGATCGACAGGGTTCCTGCGCTCGGATCGTCCCAGACCGGCCTGCGGCAGCGGCTGCAGGACATGCGCATGCGGGCGCGGCGACACACCCGGGAGTTCGGCGAGGATCCGGCGGAAATAGCGGACTGGAGCCTCTGA
- a CDS encoding LacI family DNA-binding transcriptional regulator, which translates to MGSLFKPTIRDVAEKAGVSLATVSYVLSGRSGGSTRISEPTKERVLQAAKDLGYVPNRAAQGMRRGRTDTVAVVIESLESPWDRALVETANQILPSHGLRVVILLGQDAWRNFMLSGGADGVILGFSSESEEETRTIEDLARRGVAQVVVSQFLEPKGFDVLAIDAEGGLAEAARYLAARHQRIGVIHRGLATASRRGTRFELFRAAMQKAGVELDDRLVRASGGNWRTAVNDAMELLSLPEPPTAFFTTADMEALCVSGAATLKGLNIPEDLEIIGVENSELGRESNPTLSTVGPDPSEHIAVDLLLQRLQGKGPQEGRRVPVPWKLHLRGTTAHDVAGSESNGNDSPIVGAGTGS; encoded by the coding sequence ATGGGGAGTCTATTCAAGCCGACCATCCGCGATGTCGCGGAGAAGGCCGGCGTTTCACTAGCGACAGTTTCTTATGTGCTGTCGGGACGCAGCGGGGGATCCACGCGGATCAGCGAGCCGACCAAGGAGCGTGTCCTGCAGGCGGCGAAGGACCTGGGCTACGTGCCGAACCGTGCCGCGCAGGGCATGCGGCGCGGCCGGACGGACACCGTCGCGGTCGTGATCGAGTCCTTGGAGTCGCCGTGGGACAGGGCGTTGGTGGAGACCGCCAACCAGATCCTGCCGTCGCACGGGCTGCGGGTCGTGATCCTGCTGGGGCAGGACGCGTGGCGCAACTTCATGCTCTCCGGCGGGGCGGACGGGGTCATCCTCGGCTTCAGCTCGGAGTCGGAGGAGGAGACCCGGACCATCGAGGATCTGGCGCGGCGCGGCGTGGCCCAGGTGGTGGTTTCGCAGTTCCTGGAGCCGAAGGGCTTCGACGTGCTGGCCATCGATGCCGAGGGCGGGCTGGCCGAGGCGGCCAGGTACCTGGCCGCGAGGCACCAGAGGATCGGCGTGATCCACCGGGGGCTGGCGACGGCCAGCCGGCGCGGCACGCGGTTCGAGCTGTTCCGTGCGGCGATGCAGAAGGCCGGCGTCGAGCTCGATGACCGGCTGGTCCGGGCCTCGGGTGGCAACTGGCGCACCGCCGTGAATGACGCGATGGAGCTGCTGAGCCTGCCCGAACCGCCGACGGCGTTCTTCACGACGGCGGACATGGAGGCCTTGTGCGTCTCCGGCGCGGCCACGTTGAAGGGCCTGAACATCCCGGAGGACCTGGAGATCATCGGCGTGGAGAATTCCGAACTGGGCCGGGAGTCCAATCCCACGCTCAGCACGGTCGGGCCGGATCCCAGCGAGCATATCGCGGTGGACCTGCTGCTGCAGCGGCTGCAGGGGAAGGGGCCGCAGGAGGGCCGCCGGGTCCCGGTGCCGTGGAAGCTGCACCTGCGCGGCACGACGGCGCACGACGTCGCGGGCTCGGAATCGAACGGCAACGACAGCCCGATCGTCGGGGCAGGCACGGGCAGCTAA
- a CDS encoding Ku protein — translation MRAIWKGAVAFGLVNVPVKLYSATEDHDVKLHQVHEKDGGRIRYQRRCEVCGKVVEFKDIDKAFDDGERTVVLSDEDLASLPVEKNREIDVVEFVPSDQIDPIMFDRSYYLEPDSKSTKAYVLLRKTLEDTDRTAVVKFALRQKTRLAALRVRGDVLMLQTLLWEDEVREASFPSLEETVRISAKERDMSAALVESFSSDFKPDEFTDEYQEQLRTLIDAKIEQGESLDTEATFGEEGEEEGGKVLDLMEALRRSVEKNREGKKPAAAKEKAAEEPKAKPASKTSGRKTAAKKEEDEEAAPKRPRAKASKGA, via the coding sequence ATGCGAGCCATCTGGAAAGGGGCCGTGGCCTTCGGGCTGGTCAACGTCCCGGTCAAGCTGTACAGCGCCACCGAAGACCATGACGTGAAGCTCCACCAGGTCCACGAGAAGGACGGCGGGCGGATCCGGTACCAGCGCCGCTGCGAGGTCTGCGGGAAAGTGGTCGAGTTCAAGGACATCGACAAGGCCTTCGACGACGGCGAACGCACGGTCGTGCTCAGCGACGAGGACCTGGCATCGCTGCCCGTGGAGAAAAACCGGGAGATCGACGTCGTCGAGTTCGTCCCGAGCGACCAGATCGACCCGATCATGTTCGACCGCAGCTACTACCTGGAGCCGGATTCGAAGTCCACCAAGGCCTACGTGCTGCTGCGCAAGACGCTCGAGGACACGGACCGGACGGCAGTGGTGAAGTTCGCGCTGCGGCAGAAGACGCGGCTCGCGGCGCTGCGGGTGCGCGGGGATGTGCTGATGCTGCAGACGCTGCTCTGGGAGGACGAGGTCCGCGAGGCCAGCTTCCCCTCGCTGGAGGAGACGGTGCGGATCTCGGCGAAGGAGCGCGATATGTCGGCCGCGCTGGTGGAGTCCTTCTCCAGCGACTTCAAGCCCGACGAGTTCACGGACGAATACCAGGAGCAGCTCCGCACGCTGATCGACGCCAAGATCGAACAGGGCGAGTCGCTGGACACCGAGGCCACGTTCGGCGAGGAAGGCGAGGAAGAGGGCGGCAAGGTCCTGGACCTGATGGAGGCGCTGCGGCGCAGCGTGGAAAAGAACCGCGAGGGCAAGAAGCCTGCGGCCGCGAAGGAGAAGGCGGCGGAGGAGCCCAAGGCCAAACCGGCGTCGAAGACGTCCGGCCGGAAGACCGCCGCGAAAAAGGAGGAGGACGAAGAGGCCGCGCCGAAGCGCCCCCGGGCCAAGGCCAGCAAGGGCGCCTGA